From Gloeocapsopsis sp. IPPAS B-1203, a single genomic window includes:
- a CDS encoding tetratricopeptide repeat protein: MIVKNEEQTLPQCLGSVQGVVDEMIVLDTGSSDRTPDVARKLGAEVYPFEWCYDFAKARNEALKYVRSNWVLVLDADEVLVPDIVPLLKQAIQHDRFLLVNLLRQEVGAAQSPYSQVSRLFRRHPNLCFSRPYHALVDDSVTRIMSQEPQWQIGYLPNVAILHQGYQRSAIAQKDKFAQAQTAMEGFYNCHPNDPYVCSKLGALYVETGSWQRGIELLEKGLKRSGLNAQILYELHYHLGIAYSKLQQIPKAIAHYQAAIGLSIYPLLKLGAYNNLGNLRQATGDLNGAKMAYEIALQIDPKFAAGYYNLGMTLKAMGLLNEAIANYRQAIALNSNYAEAYQNLGVVLLKSGKLNDSLAAFKQAIALHEMQSSPEAERLRQGLEGMGFSL; encoded by the coding sequence ATGATTGTAAAAAATGAAGAACAAACATTGCCTCAGTGTCTAGGTAGTGTTCAGGGTGTTGTTGATGAAATGATTGTGCTAGATACCGGTTCAAGCGATCGCACACCTGATGTTGCCAGGAAACTTGGTGCTGAAGTTTATCCTTTTGAGTGGTGTTATGATTTTGCTAAAGCACGGAATGAGGCTTTAAAGTATGTGCGTAGTAACTGGGTACTGGTGTTAGATGCTGATGAAGTGCTAGTTCCAGATATCGTTCCCTTGCTCAAGCAAGCCATACAACACGATCGCTTTCTGCTTGTTAATTTATTGAGACAAGAAGTAGGTGCTGCACAATCACCTTACTCACAAGTTTCACGTTTATTTCGACGTCACCCCAACCTTTGCTTTTCTCGACCGTATCATGCTTTGGTTGATGATAGTGTGACTCGCATTATGAGTCAAGAACCGCAATGGCAGATTGGTTATTTACCCAATGTCGCAATTCTCCATCAAGGCTATCAACGTAGTGCGATCGCCCAAAAAGATAAGTTTGCCCAAGCCCAAACCGCAATGGAAGGATTTTATAACTGTCACCCTAACGATCCGTATGTGTGCAGCAAGCTTGGTGCCTTGTACGTTGAAACTGGTTCTTGGCAACGAGGCATTGAATTACTAGAGAAGGGACTCAAGCGCAGCGGTCTTAATGCGCAAATATTATACGAATTACACTACCATCTAGGAATTGCTTATAGCAAATTACAACAGATACCAAAAGCGATCGCACATTATCAAGCAGCAATTGGATTATCAATCTATCCATTACTCAAACTCGGTGCTTACAACAATTTGGGTAACTTAAGACAAGCAACTGGCGATCTTAATGGAGCAAAAATGGCATATGAAATTGCTTTACAAATCGATCCTAAGTTTGCTGCTGGTTATTACAACCTAGGGATGACTTTAAAAGCGATGGGATTGCTCAATGAAGCGATCGCAAATTACCGTCAAGCGATCGCACTTAATTCTAATTATGCTGAAGCCTATCAAAATTTGGGCGTTGTCCTGCTCAAATCTGGCAAATTAAATGACAGTTTGGCTGCTTTTAAACAGGCAATAGCATTGCATGAAATGCAAAGTTCTCCGGAAGCAGAGCGACTGCGCCAAGGATTAGAAGGAATGGGTTTTTCTTTGTAA